A window of Streptomyces profundus genomic DNA:
GTCGCCCTGGTTGTCCGCGACGAAGATCTCGCCCTCGGGGCCCCAGCCGATGCCGTTCGGGGTGCGCAGACCGCCGGCGACGTACTCCACCTCGCCGGTCCCCTTGTCGATCCGGACCGAGGTGCCCCGGTTCTCGACATGCTGCGGCACGGTGGTCCTACCGCCCGGGGTGATGGCGACGGACAGGTTCAGGTAGTAGTGCTCCTCGTCGGCCAGCAGGCCGAACCCGAACTCGTGGTACGTCCCCCCGCTCGGCCAGCTGGCGATGGCCTCCTTGTCCTCGTAGAACCCGTCCCCCTCGGCGTCGATCAGCCGGCTGAGCTGGTGCTTCTCCGCGACGATCACCTCGCCGTCCTCGACCAGCACCCCCTGGGGCTCGTTCATGTCCGTCGCCACGACCTCGGTGGTGACCGTCTCCGGACCGGCGTCCTCCCCCACGGTGCCGTCCACGATCTCCACGGCGCCGTCGAAGCTCTCCCGGCCGGCCCAGGTGGTGATGACCATGCGGCCGTCGTCGAACCAGTCCATGCCGGTGACCTTCGGCTCGAACCCCTCGGGCCGCAGATCGGTCAGCGTGTAGTTCGGGTGCATCTCGGCCAGCGGCATCCCGTCCCCCGGGCTGGCGTCGACGCCCTCACAGCTCTTCACCCCGGGCGAGGTGACCCGGGTGACATCGGCGTCGGTGCTCAGCGCCGACTCGGGCACCAGCACGAACTCGTCCTGCCCCGGCGGGCGCCACTCCAGGCGCAGCGCCTTGCCGAAGGCGCCCTGGAAGTAGTCGATCCACAACGCGTGGGCGCCCTCGGTCAGTTCGGCCGAACCGTCGGCCGGGGTCGGGGGCTGCCGCCGGTCGTTCTCGATGATCTCCTCGCCGTTGAGGGACAGCCGGGAGCCGTCGTCGCTGATGATCCGGAAGTCGTAGGTGCCGTCCTCGGGAACGTGGATGTTCCCGATCACGTGCGCCATGAAGTTGTTGGCGATCCCGCCGAAGTCCTCGTCCGACTCCCAGTCGACCGTCGGCCGCAGGACATCGATGTTCGGCGTCTGCCCCTGGGTCAGAACGCAGATCTCCTCCGGCTCGAATCCGACGTCGAACGCGCGGAGGGTGACACCCGGCTCCTGTGGCGGCAGATCCTCCGCAGCCGCGTTGGCGGCTCCGACCGGCAGGATCACCGCGGCCACCAGGGCGACCCCCAGGGTCACCGCCGGTAGGCGACGTGGTCTTACACGCATGAACTGACTCCTTTGCACGGCTGGGGAAATCGGGTTCATCTGGTGCTTCGGGCGCCCGGGACAGCGCCGGGACATGGGTGGGCGACGGCGGGGGGAAATCGATTGCGGAAAGAGCGCGGTGAGCGTGGACGGCTCGTCAACTCGACCGCCGACCGGGGTCGTTGATATGTCGGGAGTGCGCGTTTACATCGATTACTGCACGGGCGGACGGAACGTCGGCGAAGGGCGCGGGCGGCCCTTGGCGGGCCCTGCGGGGACCCGGGGTGGGTGGGGGGTGGGGGTCACGCGGCTCGGGTAAGCGCTTTCTGCTGCCGAAAATTACGACCGCCCCAGAGGACTGTCAACCCGCCGGACAACAGGAACTGACGAAAACTCACATCTCCGGACCGAGAAAAACCCCATACCCCCATGCAACGCCCACCCCGACGGGGTTCGGAGCGTGCAGGCGGCGTCAGCCGGTGCGCGCGCGGGAACGTCAGCCCGCGCGCCGTGGGCAGGACGCCCGCAGGATCACCTGGCCCGGCACGCTGATGTCCTCCCCCAGCGGCGCCGTGGCGTCCAGCGCCAGATCCGCCGCGCGCCGGCCGATCTCCGCCAGCGGAAAGCGCACCGTGGTCAGCCGGGGCGTCACGTCAGCGGCCGTCTCGATGTCGTTGAAGCCGGTGACGGCGATATCCCGCCCCGGCTCGATCCCCGCGTCCCGCAGCGCCGTCATCGCGCCCACGGCCATGAAGTCGTTGCCCGCGCACAGCACATCGGCCTCCGCGATCCGGCCGGACTCGATCAACCGCCGGGTGGACCGGTAGCCGCCCACCCGGTCGAACGTGTCGCTCTCCACCATCGCGATCCCGCCGTCCAGCGAGGCGAGCCCCTGCCGCAGCCCCTCCGTCCGCTCCACCACGGTCACCAGCCGCTCGGCGCCCGTGATCACCGCGGCTCTGCGATAGCCGAGGCGCGCGACGGCGGCGCCCAGCGCCCGGGCGCCGGAGCTGTTGGCCGGGCGCACCGCGCCGACGCCACCGACCGGTTGGCTCAGAAAGATCGCCCGGCCACCGCTCTCGGCGAATCCCCGCAGCTCGGCGAGGAGCGCCTCGGCGTGCGGGCTGCCCGAGACACGGCTCCCGCTCACCAGGATGGCGCGCGGTCGCTGCCCGCGGATCATCCTCAGCGAGGCCAGCTCCCACGCGGTCTCCCGCGCGGTGATCGCGATCGTGACGATCACACCGTGGGCGTGGGCGGAGGTGGCGACCCCCTCGGCGATGGCCGAGAAGTACGGGTCGTCGATGCTGCTGACCAGCAGCGCGAGCACGGGGGCCATCCCGCGGGCCATCGCCTGCGCCGACAGATCCGTCCGGTAGTCCAACTCCCGCGCCGCGCGCAGAACCCGCTCCCGGTGGGCCGGGCCGACCTTGCGGTCGCTGTCGTTGAGCACCCGGGACGCCGTGGCCAGGGAGACACCGGCCCGGGCGGCCACATCGGTGAGGGTCGGGTTGCCGCTGGAGACCCTGGACCGCTTCCGCTTCCCCCGACCCGACCCTTGCACAGGCATTGACCCTCCAGCGAAGCCGACCCTAGTATCCCGGAATTGGGAAAGCGCTATCCCACTTCTGCGGGCACCTTGGGTAAGCGCTTTCCAAGCATAGCGAGGCCTCATCCCACCGTCCCTTGAAGTGCGACGCGAGGACCGCATGACCCAACAGGCACAGCATGCTCCAGCCCTTCCGCCAGTCCAGGTGTCCGACCAGGAGAAGGAACCGAAGCGCCGCCGCACCACACGTGGGCTGATGGCGGCGGTCTATCCGGCCACATTTCTCGCGCTGCTCGTCGCGGCCTGGTTCTTCGTCACGGCCACCGAGCTGGTCGAGCCGTACATCATCCCGTCGCCCCAGGACACCTGGCAGGCGTTCGCCGACTACCCCGACTACCTCTGGGAGCACACGCTGGTCACGGCCGGCGAGACGCTCGCCGGATTCGCGATCGCCAGCGTGGTCGGCGTCCTCTTCGCCGTCCTGATGGTCTATTCGGCCACGCTGGAGAAGACGTTCTATCCGCTGATCCTCTTCGCCCAGGTGATCCCGAAGATCGCCATCGCGCCGCTGTTCGTGGTCTGGCTCGGCTTCGGCGCCAGCCCGAAGATCCTGGTCGCCGTCCTGATGGCGTTCTTCCCCGTCGTGATCTCCGGCATCAGCGGCCTGCGCTCGGTCGACCCCGAGCTCATCGAACTCACCTCCACCATGGGCGCCTCCCCCGTCAAGACGTTCTGGAAGGTCCGGTTCCCCGCGGCGCTGCCCGAGCTGCTGTCCGGTCTCAAGGTCGCGGCGACCCTGGCGGTCACCGGGGCCGTGGTCGGCGAGTTCGTCGGCGCCAACTCCGGTCTCGGCTACGTGATCCTCCAGGCCAACGGCAACCTCGACACCGCCATGCTCTTCGCCGCGCTGATCATCATGTCGCTGCTGGGCATCCTGCTCTTCGCGGTGATCCAGATCGCCGAGATGCTCCTGATCCCCTGGCACGCCTCGCGCCGCAACCGGCGCTGAGCCCATTCGAACCGAGCCAACCCCCACCGCCAGTCAACGACCGAAGGATGCCTCATGGCCATTCGCACATCCCTCAGGCCGGCGCGCACCACCCTGACCGCCCTCGTCGCCGGGGCCGGCGCCCTGGCCCTCGTCGCCTGCGGAGGCGGCGGCGGGGACACGAGTGGCGGCGAAGGCAACGACAGCAACGACCAGGTGTCCCTGCAACTCAACTGGTATCCCTACGGCGAGCACGCACCCTTCTACTACGGCGTGGAGGAGGGGATCTTCGAGGAGCACGGGATCTCGCTCTCGATCGAGGCCGGGCAGGGGTCGGCCAGGACGGTCCAGGCCATCGGTCAGCAGGACTTCGACTTCGGCTGGGCCGACACCCCGGCCGTGCTGGCCAACATCGACAGCGGGGTCGACGTGCGGTCCGTGGGCGTCTTCCTCCAGTCCACACCGTCCGCCGTCCAGGTGTTCAGCGATACCGGCATCGAGGGTCCCGAGGACCTCAGCGGCCGGACGATCGCGGTCTCCGCCGGGGACGCGGTCACCCTCACCTTCCCCATGTATCTGGACGCCGTCGGGCTCGCCGAGGCCGATGTGCGGCAGCAGAACCTCGACTCCGCCGGCAAGAACGCGGCGATGTTGAGCGGCCGGGTCGACGGCCTCATCGGCTTCGCCCACGACCAGGGCCCCACCATCTCGGCGGAGAGCGGCCGGGATGTCACCTATCTGCGGTACACCGACGCCGGGCTGAACTTCTTCAGCAACGGGCTGATCGCCCACACCTCCACCATCGCCGACGACCCCGATCTGGTGAGCCGGATGGTGGCCGCCACCTCGGAGGCGTTCGCCGCAGCGCAGGAGTCCCCCGAGGACGCGGTCGCCGCGATGGACATCGGGGACCCGCAGATGCCCGACGAGAGCGTGCTCCTCGCCCAGTGGCAGGAGACGACCGCGCTGCTCACCACGGAGAACAGCGCGGGGCAGGCGCCGGGACACACCACGGAGGAGGACTGGCGAGGAACCGTCGAGGTGCTGGCCGAGGCCGGTCTCATCGCCGAACCACGGGAGACCGAGGCCTACTTCGACGCGTCGTTCACCACGGGTGGTGAGTGAACGTGCTCGCCGGAACCGCCGACGGCGACCTGGGCGGGACGCGTGCGGGAACGCCGGCGCCGACCGGCCCGATGGTCGACATCCAGGGGGTCGACGTCACCTTCCGCACCAAGAGCCGCACGGTGCACGCGCTCAGCGGAATCGACCTGGCGATCGAACCCGGGGAGTTCCTCAGCATCGCGGGCCCCTCGGGCTGCGGGAAGTCGACGCTGCTGCGGGTCATCGCCGGACTGACCGAGACCAGCGCCGGCCGGGTGGCGCTGCGCGGCACACCCGTGACGGGCCCGCGCCGCGACGTCGGGTTCGTCTTCCAGCGGGCCGCCCTGCTGGACTGGCGCACCGCCCGGGGCAACATCCTGTTCCAGGCCGAGATGCGCGGCCTGAAGAAGGCATGGGCCCGCAGACGCGCCGACGAGCTGATCGAGATGACGGGCCTGACCGGCTTCGAGAAGGCCATGCCGTTCGAACTCTCGGGCGGGATGCAGCAGCGCG
This region includes:
- a CDS encoding ABC transporter ATP-binding protein; translated protein: MVDIQGVDVTFRTKSRTVHALSGIDLAIEPGEFLSIAGPSGCGKSTLLRVIAGLTETSAGRVALRGTPVTGPRRDVGFVFQRAALLDWRTARGNILFQAEMRGLKKAWARRRADELIEMTGLTGFEKAMPFELSGGMQQRVSLCRALLHEPDVLLMDEPFGALDALTRENMNVELRRIWEATGMTVVLVTHSVAEAVYLASRAVVMGPRPGRVIEEFTIDIPGHRAYEPTLESHEFQRITSRIRALLGSTSVAD
- a CDS encoding LacI family DNA-binding transcriptional regulator encodes the protein MPVQGSGRGKRKRSRVSSGNPTLTDVAARAGVSLATASRVLNDSDRKVGPAHRERVLRAARELDYRTDLSAQAMARGMAPVLALLVSSIDDPYFSAIAEGVATSAHAHGVIVTIAITARETAWELASLRMIRGQRPRAILVSGSRVSGSPHAEALLAELRGFAESGGRAIFLSQPVGGVGAVRPANSSGARALGAAVARLGYRRAAVITGAERLVTVVERTEGLRQGLASLDGGIAMVESDTFDRVGGYRSTRRLIESGRIAEADVLCAGNDFMAVGAMTALRDAGIEPGRDIAVTGFNDIETAADVTPRLTTVRFPLAEIGRRAADLALDATAPLGEDISVPGQVILRASCPRRAG
- a CDS encoding ABC transporter substrate-binding protein, which produces MAIRTSLRPARTTLTALVAGAGALALVACGGGGGDTSGGEGNDSNDQVSLQLNWYPYGEHAPFYYGVEEGIFEEHGISLSIEAGQGSARTVQAIGQQDFDFGWADTPAVLANIDSGVDVRSVGVFLQSTPSAVQVFSDTGIEGPEDLSGRTIAVSAGDAVTLTFPMYLDAVGLAEADVRQQNLDSAGKNAAMLSGRVDGLIGFAHDQGPTISAESGRDVTYLRYTDAGLNFFSNGLIAHTSTIADDPDLVSRMVAATSEAFAAAQESPEDAVAAMDIGDPQMPDESVLLAQWQETTALLTTENSAGQAPGHTTEEDWRGTVEVLAEAGLIAEPRETEAYFDASFTTGGE
- a CDS encoding ABC transporter permease; its protein translation is MTQQAQHAPALPPVQVSDQEKEPKRRRTTRGLMAAVYPATFLALLVAAWFFVTATELVEPYIIPSPQDTWQAFADYPDYLWEHTLVTAGETLAGFAIASVVGVLFAVLMVYSATLEKTFYPLILFAQVIPKIAIAPLFVVWLGFGASPKILVAVLMAFFPVVISGISGLRSVDPELIELTSTMGASPVKTFWKVRFPAALPELLSGLKVAATLAVTGAVVGEFVGANSGLGYVILQANGNLDTAMLFAALIIMSLLGILLFAVIQIAEMLLIPWHASRRNRR